A single genomic interval of Adhaeribacter pallidiroseus harbors:
- a CDS encoding SGNH/GDSL hydrolase family protein — protein sequence MAIIYCLVCFSCVPTKVKTETSNNLAATALKPFGRFFINPSQQLELISSAAHFGFSFEGSGCALFASIPNSEGHNYLQYELDGVYQKRIKVHGNAKEPLVISAPGPGKHTVWIYKATEAHTGPIIIKQINGTNLTPLSRPAAPIIEFIGNSITCGAAADPSEVPCGTGVYHDQHNAYQAYGPRVARALQVNYVLSSVSGIGVYRNWNSDGPTMPQVYEKIDFQSGNPQLWDFKTFTPQIVSIALGTNDFSNGDGKKPRLPFDSVNFVTNYVRFVQTVKSKYPTARIALLSSPMINGANRTLLQNCLKGVKNSVDVLNPAAKPVELFFFQPMQARGCSGHPNVEDHALLAKELEPFFKKLLR from the coding sequence TTGGCCATAATCTACTGCCTGGTTTGCTTTAGTTGTGTCCCCACCAAGGTAAAAACCGAAACCTCCAACAACTTAGCTGCCACGGCTTTAAAACCTTTCGGCCGTTTTTTTATAAATCCATCGCAGCAACTCGAATTAATAAGCTCAGCGGCTCATTTTGGTTTTAGTTTTGAGGGATCAGGCTGCGCTCTTTTTGCTTCTATCCCAAATAGCGAGGGGCACAATTATTTGCAATACGAACTCGACGGAGTTTACCAAAAAAGAATTAAAGTACACGGCAATGCCAAAGAACCCCTTGTCATCAGTGCTCCTGGCCCGGGTAAACATACCGTTTGGATTTACAAAGCTACCGAGGCGCACACTGGCCCCATTATAATCAAACAAATTAATGGTACTAACTTAACCCCGCTTTCCCGGCCGGCCGCACCCATTATTGAGTTTATTGGCAACAGCATTACCTGCGGCGCCGCCGCTGACCCGTCGGAGGTACCCTGCGGCACAGGCGTGTACCACGATCAGCACAATGCGTATCAGGCTTACGGTCCGCGGGTAGCCCGGGCTTTGCAGGTTAATTATGTTTTAAGCAGCGTCAGCGGCATTGGCGTGTACCGCAACTGGAACAGCGATGGGCCTACTATGCCGCAGGTTTATGAAAAAATAGATTTCCAGAGCGGCAACCCGCAGTTGTGGGATTTTAAAACTTTTACGCCGCAAATCGTGAGCATTGCTTTGGGCACCAACGATTTTAGTAATGGCGATGGTAAAAAACCCCGGTTGCCCTTTGATAGCGTTAATTTTGTAACCAATTACGTGCGTTTTGTGCAAACAGTAAAAAGTAAATACCCCACCGCCCGTATTGCTTTATTAAGTAGCCCCATGATTAACGGCGCTAACCGCACGCTTTTACAAAATTGCCTGAAAGGAGTTAAAAATAGCGTAGACGTTTTAAACCCAGCGGCTAAACCGGTCGAATTATTTTTCTTTCAGCCAATGCAAGCCCGCGGTTGCTCGGGCCACCCCAATGTGGAGGATCACGCCCTATTAGCGAAGGAATTAGAACCTTTTTTTAAAAAATTACTGCGTTAG
- a CDS encoding peptidoglycan DD-metalloendopeptidase family protein, which produces MFQRNKGLVILFALSLLIFFSAAQSLELDVDRILKMATPTQAPVNKPTLVKEIKKPAPLVYGIGTDSLEVVNGIVERGESISDILNAYNISATTIHNLAQKAKSVFNVKRIQSERSYVLLHTRDSAQTAQYFIYEPNETQYVIYDLRNTLQVTRHLREIQLVERELSGIIKGSLYESIIAAGGTAQLVNKLADIYAWRLNLNRLQPGDQFKLIYEERQLNGVAIDYGELKAAFFECSGKPLYAIGYDQGKGMTYYDQDGNSFKKAFLKEPLEYTRISSRYNKNRFHPVQKRYKAHLGTDFAAPRGTPIRSVGEGTILEAAYNRGNGYFVKIQHNKTFATQYLHLSRFAKGIRRGRVVVQGQTIGYVGSTGLSTGPHLCYRLWQNGRQVDALRVKLPLAEPITRKNKMAFMAIKDLFVQRMESVHPADKEESKLLAAGVVDNGKKS; this is translated from the coding sequence ATGTTTCAGCGAAATAAAGGTTTAGTTATTTTGTTTGCCTTATCTTTACTCATTTTCTTTTCGGCTGCCCAATCTCTTGAACTAGATGTTGACCGGATTTTAAAAATGGCTACGCCCACGCAGGCTCCCGTAAATAAGCCTACTTTAGTAAAAGAAATAAAAAAGCCTGCTCCGCTGGTATACGGCATTGGCACTGATTCTTTAGAGGTGGTAAACGGAATTGTGGAAAGAGGCGAAAGTATTTCGGATATTTTAAATGCATACAACATTTCGGCCACTACGATCCATAACCTAGCTCAAAAAGCTAAGTCTGTGTTTAATGTAAAGCGGATTCAATCGGAACGAAGTTATGTGTTGCTGCATACCCGGGACTCTGCGCAAACCGCCCAGTATTTTATCTACGAACCCAACGAAACCCAGTATGTTATTTACGATTTGCGCAATACTTTGCAAGTCACCCGCCACTTACGGGAAATACAGCTGGTAGAACGGGAGCTTTCCGGGATAATTAAAGGGTCTTTGTACGAATCCATAATTGCGGCCGGGGGTACGGCGCAGCTAGTAAATAAGTTAGCCGATATTTACGCTTGGCGCTTAAATTTGAACCGTTTGCAACCCGGCGACCAGTTTAAATTAATTTATGAAGAAAGACAACTAAATGGCGTGGCTATTGATTATGGCGAGTTAAAAGCGGCATTTTTTGAATGCAGCGGCAAACCACTCTACGCCATCGGGTATGATCAGGGAAAAGGAATGACTTATTACGACCAAGATGGTAATAGTTTTAAAAAAGCTTTTCTGAAAGAACCCCTGGAGTACACCCGTATTAGTTCTCGTTATAACAAAAATCGCTTTCACCCGGTCCAGAAACGCTACAAGGCCCACCTGGGCACCGATTTTGCCGCCCCCCGGGGCACGCCTATCCGAAGCGTAGGGGAGGGCACTATATTGGAAGCCGCTTATAACCGGGGAAATGGCTATTTCGTAAAAATTCAGCATAACAAAACGTTTGCTACGCAGTACCTGCACTTATCGCGTTTCGCCAAGGGCATTCGCCGGGGCAGAGTGGTGGTACAAGGGCAAACCATTGGTTATGTAGGTAGCACCGGACTTTCCACGGGGCCGCACCTGTGCTACCGTCTTTGGCAAAATGGCCGCCAGGTGGATGCTTTACGCGTAAAACTTCCTTTAGCTGAGCCTATAACCCGCAAAAACAAAATGGCCTTTATGGCAATTAAAGACTTGTTCGTGCAGCGAATGGAATCCGTGCATCCAGCCGATAAAGAAGAATCTAAGCTATTAGCCGCCGGTGTAGTGGATAATGGCAAAAAAAGCTAA
- a CDS encoding outer membrane beta-barrel family protein codes for MKNVFKLLLMALIIIVGQPPVVAQSDHGLTGILKDEKGTAIGYATVAVVQAANGTVVTGTASEAEGFFKIKVAAAGTYRLRISALGFITLETPAFDLIANASKDFGVIVLQADTKLLKEVNIQALRPTIVNHPDKIVVSVEGTALSTGNTAYEVLLKSPGVFVDQDGNIQLNGKSGVRIMIDGKLTYLSGKELQTMLQGMAAENLKDLELITNPSAKYDAEGTAGIININLKKNTLSGVNGSLYGGYQYNNWHAYSAGGNVNVKKGKWNSFVNADVARRIFIRDARLYREFNSPESSTQLTQSAKEKAIRIAPSLRLGTDYDFSPKHSVGVMANLVYQDMTSDFNSTLLEYHTEAANNKWVRNNNLLKGTFANGTLNAHYVGKLDTLGTALSADLDYVRLYDHDEATYANQFRYLTPTRPDSLVDLASNNPSSFSIYSAKVDYTKPFSKNTKLEVGAKASHVVSDNELAFFKVADNQQIVDEKRSNHFLYRENIYAAYTNFSTSLGEKWKIQGGLRAEKTIAEGKSVTKDSVNTRNYLNLFPSLFVMQQVNKNYKITYNYSRRINRPYYGNLNPFIFYIDPYTSAQGNPYLRPQYTHSFQMTQSLKDTYILTIGYSTTQDVMAEVPVQNNQNNTMVFQQRNGDKFNDVNAGLVAPIKITPKWDMNNNFTVGYQTYRIAIPEQNQVINNNQLFTYARSSNNIQLPRAIRLEVNVDYQGPRVYAAYQIKQNWAVDAGLKRAFWNKQLEVSANVTDIFRTRRFAGTANVDNNVNKINQYFAQRSVRLNLRYNFNKGEKFEAKKRNTNLEELNRAGGN; via the coding sequence ATGAAAAATGTATTTAAACTTTTACTAATGGCCTTAATCATAATTGTGGGCCAACCTCCCGTAGTAGCTCAATCTGACCATGGATTAACCGGAATTTTAAAAGATGAAAAAGGAACCGCTATTGGTTATGCTACGGTAGCGGTCGTACAAGCCGCCAATGGTACCGTTGTTACGGGCACCGCTTCCGAGGCGGAAGGATTTTTTAAAATTAAAGTGGCCGCAGCCGGAACTTACCGGTTGCGTATTAGTGCGCTAGGATTTATAACGCTGGAAACGCCAGCTTTTGACCTGATAGCCAATGCCAGTAAAGATTTTGGCGTAATTGTTTTACAAGCAGACACCAAGCTGTTAAAAGAAGTAAATATACAGGCATTACGTCCTACCATCGTCAATCATCCGGATAAAATAGTAGTAAGCGTGGAGGGTACCGCCCTGTCGACGGGTAATACGGCGTACGAGGTTTTGCTTAAATCGCCGGGCGTTTTTGTGGACCAGGATGGTAATATTCAACTTAATGGTAAATCGGGGGTCCGGATTATGATTGACGGAAAACTAACTTACTTATCCGGTAAAGAATTGCAAACCATGTTGCAAGGCATGGCCGCCGAAAACTTAAAAGATCTGGAATTAATCACCAATCCATCGGCTAAATACGATGCGGAAGGTACCGCCGGTATTATAAACATAAATTTAAAAAAGAACACCTTGAGTGGCGTAAACGGTAGTTTGTACGGCGGTTATCAGTACAACAACTGGCACGCTTACTCCGCCGGTGGTAACGTTAATGTTAAAAAAGGCAAATGGAATTCTTTTGTAAATGCCGATGTAGCGCGTCGGATTTTTATCCGGGATGCCCGGTTATACCGCGAGTTTAACTCGCCCGAAAGCAGCACGCAATTAACGCAATCGGCCAAAGAAAAAGCCATTCGGATCGCGCCATCGCTCCGCTTAGGAACCGATTACGATTTTTCTCCGAAACACAGTGTGGGAGTAATGGCTAACCTGGTGTACCAGGATATGACCAGTGATTTTAACTCAACCTTGCTCGAATACCATACTGAAGCGGCCAATAACAAATGGGTACGCAATAATAATTTGCTTAAAGGTACTTTTGCGAACGGCACCTTAAACGCCCACTATGTAGGTAAACTGGACACGCTGGGAACTGCCTTATCCGCGGACCTGGATTATGTTCGGTTATACGACCACGATGAGGCCACTTACGCCAATCAATTCCGGTATTTAACGCCAACCCGGCCCGACAGCTTGGTAGATTTAGCTAGCAATAACCCTAGCAGCTTTAGCATTTACTCGGCCAAGGTAGATTATACCAAACCTTTTTCTAAAAATACCAAACTGGAAGTTGGGGCGAAAGCCAGCCATGTAGTGTCGGATAACGAGCTGGCATTTTTTAAAGTAGCCGATAATCAACAAATTGTAGATGAAAAACGCAGCAACCATTTTTTGTACCGCGAAAATATTTACGCCGCTTATACAAATTTTAGTACCAGTTTGGGCGAAAAATGGAAAATACAGGGAGGTTTGCGCGCCGAAAAAACAATTGCCGAAGGTAAATCTGTAACCAAGGATTCGGTAAATACCCGCAACTACCTAAACCTGTTTCCGAGTTTGTTTGTGATGCAGCAGGTAAATAAAAATTATAAAATTACTTATAATTATAGCCGACGCATTAACCGCCCTTACTACGGTAATTTAAATCCGTTCATCTTCTACATCGATCCGTATACGTCGGCCCAAGGTAATCCGTATTTACGCCCGCAATACACGCATTCGTTTCAAATGACGCAATCCCTGAAAGACACCTATATTTTAACCATTGGTTATTCTACTACGCAAGATGTAATGGCCGAAGTACCGGTGCAGAATAATCAAAATAACACCATGGTGTTTCAGCAGCGCAACGGCGATAAATTTAACGATGTAAACGCAGGTTTAGTAGCACCTATTAAAATTACGCCTAAATGGGACATGAACAATAACTTTACCGTGGGTTACCAAACGTACCGAATCGCGATACCGGAGCAAAACCAGGTTATAAACAATAATCAGCTTTTTACTTACGCCCGGTCTTCCAACAACATTCAATTACCCCGCGCTATCCGGTTAGAAGTAAACGTAGATTATCAAGGTCCCCGGGTATACGCGGCCTATCAGATAAAGCAAAATTGGGCGGTTGATGCTGGCTTAAAAAGAGCGTTCTGGAACAAACAGCTGGAAGTTTCGGCTAACGTTACCGACATTTTCCGGACCCGTCGCTTTGCGGGTACGGCAAACGTAGACAACAATGTAAATAAAATAAACCAGTATTTTGCCCAAAGAAGTGTGCGCCTGAATTTGCGTTATAACTTTAACAAAGGAGAAAAATTTGAAGCGAAAAAACGCAACACCAACCTGGAAGAATTAAACCGGGCCGGTGGTAATTAA
- a CDS encoding GAF domain-containing protein has translation MSELYPTSSTPFTMDQESKRLEALHAYHILDTPEEEQYNNLVILASYICGTPISLISLITQNRQWFKAKVGISSTETLRTDSFCQYAIESDDVLEIPDTLEDIRFYNNPYVTGDPNIRFYAGAPLVTNAGYRLGTLCVIDNQPRELTEAQKMALATLSEQVVAHLELRQKKEELEQEKYQIKTLNKKLHQVMMFVNQQLPNAIKELELAEKQLVQDATRKDFLEVESIRALQKNLAQLKNIHSVLSKNQ, from the coding sequence ATGTCGGAACTGTACCCTACTTCCAGTACTCCTTTTACCATGGATCAGGAATCTAAAAGATTAGAAGCCTTACACGCTTACCATATTTTAGATACTCCCGAAGAAGAACAATACAATAATTTAGTAATTTTAGCATCTTACATTTGCGGAACACCCATTTCTTTAATTAGCTTAATCACTCAAAACCGGCAATGGTTTAAAGCTAAAGTAGGTATTTCCAGTACCGAAACGCTCCGGACAGATTCTTTTTGCCAGTATGCCATTGAAAGCGATGATGTTCTGGAAATACCCGATACTTTAGAAGATATTCGTTTTTACAATAATCCGTACGTTACCGGCGATCCTAATATCCGTTTTTACGCCGGTGCTCCTTTAGTTACAAACGCGGGTTACCGTTTAGGCACTTTATGTGTAATCGATAATCAGCCGCGGGAACTTACCGAAGCTCAGAAAATGGCTTTAGCTACGCTTTCGGAGCAAGTAGTAGCTCATTTAGAGTTAAGGCAAAAAAAAGAAGAGCTGGAACAGGAAAAATACCAAATAAAGACCTTAAACAAAAAGTTGCATCAGGTTATGATGTTCGTGAATCAGCAATTACCAAACGCTATTAAAGAGTTAGAATTGGCCGAAAAACAACTAGTGCAAGATGCTACTCGAAAGGATTTTTTGGAGGTGGAAAGTATTCGGGCATTGCAGAAAAATCTCGCCCAATTAAAAAATATTCATTCGGTATTAAGTAAAAATCAGTAA
- a CDS encoding NADH:flavin oxidoreductase/NADH oxidase encodes MNHLFSPLTVKSITFKNRIVVSPMCQYSSTDGFANDWHLVHLGSRAVGGAALVIAEATAVNPEGRITPHDLGLWQDEHIPFLQRITTFIQQQGAVPGVQLAHAGRKASKSSPWTGSLHLSPTEGGWENVMAPSPVPINQETPPPQELTLEQIANVIADFKAAAARALTAGFKVIEIHGAHGYLLHEFLSPLTNQRTDAYGGSFENRTRLVLEVVQAIMEVWPADLPLFVRLSATDWVPDQNSWKLEDSVELARQLKSLGVDLIDCSSGGNVPVQQIKPGPGYQTPFAQAIRKEAAVLTGAVGLITSSLQADHIIRSEQADMVFIAREFLRDPYFGLTAASELHQPQSWPVQYERAKPR; translated from the coding sequence ATGAATCATTTATTTAGCCCGCTCACCGTAAAGTCTATTACTTTTAAAAACCGGATAGTTGTTTCGCCGATGTGCCAGTATTCCAGCACCGATGGCTTTGCGAACGACTGGCATTTGGTGCATCTGGGTAGTCGGGCAGTAGGCGGCGCCGCCTTAGTAATTGCCGAAGCCACAGCCGTTAACCCGGAAGGCCGGATTACACCCCACGACTTAGGCCTTTGGCAAGATGAGCATATTCCTTTTTTGCAACGCATCACTACTTTTATACAACAACAAGGCGCGGTACCGGGAGTTCAACTGGCTCATGCCGGTCGCAAAGCCAGTAAAAGCTCGCCTTGGACCGGCAGCTTGCATCTATCGCCCACCGAAGGGGGTTGGGAAAACGTAATGGCGCCCAGTCCGGTGCCCATCAATCAGGAAACCCCACCACCGCAGGAATTGACCTTAGAACAAATTGCAAACGTAATAGCCGATTTTAAAGCGGCCGCTGCCCGGGCTTTAACGGCCGGATTTAAGGTAATTGAAATTCACGGCGCCCATGGTTATTTATTGCACGAATTTTTGTCGCCGCTTACCAACCAACGAACCGATGCCTACGGGGGGTCTTTCGAAAACCGAACCCGGCTTGTTTTAGAAGTAGTGCAAGCCATAATGGAAGTATGGCCCGCCGATTTACCGTTATTCGTTCGCTTATCGGCCACCGATTGGGTTCCCGACCAAAACTCCTGGAAGCTAGAAGACTCGGTAGAACTTGCCCGTCAGTTAAAATCTTTAGGAGTTGATTTAATTGATTGCTCTTCGGGCGGAAACGTACCAGTGCAACAAATAAAACCCGGCCCCGGCTACCAAACCCCTTTTGCCCAAGCTATCCGGAAAGAAGCCGCTGTTTTAACCGGTGCCGTTGGTTTAATTACTTCTTCCCTGCAGGCCGATCACATCATCCGCTCGGAGCAAGCCGATATGGTATTTATTGCCCGGGAATTTCTCCGCGATCCGTATTTTGGCTTAACCGCCGCTTCGGAACTGCACCAACCGCAAAGCTGGCCCGTGCAATACGAACGGGCCAAACCCCGGTAA
- the purE gene encoding 5-(carboxyamino)imidazole ribonucleotide mutase, translating into MTETSASNQSTPLIGIIMGSQSDLKVMEPAAEILEVMNIPFELTIVSAHRTPHRMVEYAENARKRGLRVIIAGAGGAAHLPGMVASLTTLPVIGVPVKSSNSIDGWDSVLSILQMPGGIPVATVALNGAQNAGLLAAQILGTFNAAIADRLEKYRNSLREKVMRSVDELRRGERDDD; encoded by the coding sequence ATGACCGAAACATCCGCTAGTAATCAATCCACTCCATTAATCGGGATTATTATGGGCAGCCAATCTGATTTAAAAGTAATGGAGCCCGCCGCCGAAATCTTAGAGGTAATGAATATTCCGTTTGAGTTAACTATTGTGTCGGCGCACCGAACGCCGCACCGCATGGTAGAATACGCCGAAAATGCCCGCAAGCGCGGGTTGCGGGTAATTATTGCCGGTGCCGGAGGGGCAGCTCATTTACCCGGTATGGTGGCCTCCCTGACTACTTTGCCCGTAATTGGCGTACCGGTGAAATCCAGTAACTCTATTGATGGGTGGGACTCGGTGTTATCTATTTTGCAAATGCCGGGTGGCATACCAGTGGCTACGGTAGCTTTAAACGGCGCCCAAAATGCCGGTTTACTGGCCGCGCAAATTCTGGGTACATTTAATGCGGCTATCGCCGACCGTTTAGAAAAATACCGCAACTCGCTCCGGGAAAAAGTAATGCGTTCCGTAGACGAACTCCGCCGCGGCGAGCGCGACGATGATTAA
- a CDS encoding 5-(carboxyamino)imidazole ribonucleotide synthase, whose translation MQGEIKLGILGGGQLGRMLLQAGIDLNLYTLILDPDPEAPCQSLCNEFVVGSFADYDTVYAFGKKCNVVTIEIEHVNTAALLQLKQEGVHVFPEPEVIKIIQDKGLQKEFYKNNAIPTADFRLLQNKTELLEQADFLPAFQKLRTLGYDGRGVTRLTSPTDFEKGFEAPTVLEKLVDYDKELAVLVARNPNGEVSCFPAVELVFHPVHNLVDYLFSPAAISPEIAAQAQEIAKQVIQALNMVGLLAVEMFLTKEGEILVNEVAPRPHNSGHHTYKANLTSQFEQHLRAILNLPLGNTQGHSAAVMLNLLGEPGFSGLAQYEGLPEALAIPGVSIHLYGKKFTRPARKMGHVIITAATVAEATQKANKVKEVIKVKA comes from the coding sequence ATGCAAGGAGAAATTAAACTCGGTATTTTAGGGGGCGGCCAATTGGGCCGGATGCTGCTGCAAGCCGGGATTGATTTAAATTTATACACGTTAATTCTGGATCCGGACCCGGAAGCCCCCTGCCAATCATTATGTAACGAATTCGTGGTGGGTAGCTTTGCCGATTACGATACCGTTTATGCTTTCGGAAAAAAGTGTAACGTAGTAACCATCGAGATTGAACACGTAAATACCGCGGCTCTGTTGCAATTAAAACAAGAAGGCGTACACGTGTTTCCGGAGCCTGAAGTAATAAAAATCATTCAGGACAAAGGCTTACAAAAAGAATTTTATAAAAATAACGCAATACCCACCGCCGATTTTCGGTTGCTCCAGAACAAAACAGAATTATTAGAACAAGCTGATTTTTTGCCAGCCTTTCAAAAATTACGCACCTTGGGCTACGACGGCCGCGGAGTAACTCGCCTGACGAGTCCCACTGATTTCGAGAAGGGATTTGAAGCGCCCACGGTACTGGAGAAATTAGTGGATTACGATAAAGAACTGGCCGTGTTGGTAGCCCGTAATCCGAACGGGGAGGTAAGCTGTTTTCCGGCAGTGGAACTGGTATTTCATCCGGTGCACAACCTGGTAGATTATTTATTTTCGCCGGCGGCTATTTCGCCGGAAATAGCCGCACAAGCCCAGGAAATTGCTAAACAAGTTATTCAGGCCTTAAACATGGTAGGTTTACTCGCCGTAGAAATGTTCCTGACCAAAGAAGGTGAAATATTAGTAAACGAGGTGGCCCCTCGGCCGCATAACAGCGGGCACCATACGTATAAAGCTAATCTTACGTCGCAGTTTGAACAGCACTTACGGGCTATTTTAAATTTACCTTTAGGAAATACCCAGGGCCATAGCGCCGCCGTAATGCTCAACTTACTCGGAGAACCGGGTTTTTCGGGCCTGGCGCAATACGAAGGTTTGCCGGAAGCTTTGGCTATTCCGGGAGTCAGTATTCATTTATACGGTAAGAAATTTACCCGGCCGGCCCGGAAAATGGGACACGTAATTATTACGGCGGCTACGGTAGCCGAAGCCACGCAAAAAGCAAATAAGGTAAAAGAAGTAATTAAAGTAAAAGCATGA
- a CDS encoding MarC family protein, producing MEILLATFSALFSVVNPFGAMPVFLTLTQDDTPERRRQQALRACLYMIGILAVFFLAGQYILNFFGLRIHDLRIAGGIMILKAGIDLLNTKSDAGRKVSKDAVEESISKPDISFTPLAMPMLSGPGAIAVSIGLFTQSLSYTDMALIILAIVLLAIPTYYILIFSPKLIRVMGKAGLEALSKIMGFIVLSLGVNFITSALIALFK from the coding sequence ATGGAAATTTTGCTGGCTACCTTTTCGGCGCTTTTCTCGGTGGTAAATCCTTTTGGAGCTATGCCGGTATTTTTAACGCTTACCCAAGACGACACCCCGGAACGCCGGCGGCAACAGGCCTTAAGGGCCTGCTTATACATGATCGGCATTTTAGCGGTATTTTTCTTAGCCGGCCAGTATATTTTAAATTTTTTCGGTTTACGCATTCACGATTTACGCATTGCCGGCGGAATCATGATTTTAAAAGCCGGAATAGATTTACTCAACACCAAGTCTGACGCGGGCCGTAAAGTATCGAAAGATGCCGTGGAGGAAAGCATAAGCAAGCCCGATATTTCTTTTACGCCGCTCGCCATGCCCATGCTATCTGGCCCTGGTGCTATTGCCGTAAGTATTGGTTTGTTTACCCAATCTTTGTCGTACACCGATATGGCTTTAATTATTCTGGCCATTGTGCTGTTGGCCATTCCCACGTATTATATTTTAATTTTTTCGCCGAAACTTATCCGGGTAATGGGCAAAGCCGGTTTAGAGGCCTTATCTAAAATCATGGGTTTTATCGTGCTTTCGCTGGGGGTGAATTTCATTACCTCAGCTTTAATTGCGTTGTTTAAGTAG
- the hemE gene encoding uroporphyrinogen decarboxylase, which translates to MELKNDLILRAAAGEPTERTPVWLMRQAGRILPEYRAVRSSVSGFKELVETPELASEVTIQPVDILGVDAAIIFSDILVVPEAMGCTYEMIEQRGPIFPQTIQTPDDVKNLRVEEAHFQLHYVYEAIRITKRALNGRVPLIGFAGAPWTILAYMVEGSGSKTFSKARKLLYTSPELAHTLLDKITTVTINYLQAQVDAGAAMLQIFDSWAGILPPAHYHEFSTRYIARICDAITTVPVTVFAKGAFFALSEFAQLDCQTIGLDWNMNIADSRAAIGFNKTLQGNLDPCALYGSFDNIRQETIAMLQAFGPTRHIANLGHGVYPDTDPDKVKCFVDTIKEYSSKINEPQSVT; encoded by the coding sequence ATGGAGTTAAAGAATGATTTAATATTACGAGCCGCCGCCGGCGAACCAACGGAACGGACTCCCGTCTGGCTCATGCGGCAAGCGGGCCGGATTTTACCGGAATACCGGGCAGTGCGGAGCAGCGTAAGTGGCTTTAAAGAATTAGTAGAAACCCCCGAGCTCGCCTCCGAAGTAACCATTCAGCCGGTAGATATTTTGGGCGTAGATGCCGCCATAATTTTTTCGGACATTTTGGTGGTACCGGAAGCCATGGGCTGCACCTACGAGATGATCGAACAACGTGGGCCCATTTTTCCGCAAACCATTCAAACTCCCGATGATGTTAAAAACTTACGCGTAGAAGAAGCCCATTTTCAACTGCACTACGTGTACGAAGCTATCCGGATAACTAAACGCGCCTTAAACGGCCGGGTACCTTTAATTGGGTTTGCTGGCGCTCCCTGGACTATTCTGGCTTACATGGTGGAAGGCAGCGGTTCTAAAACATTTTCCAAAGCCCGTAAACTTCTTTACACTTCGCCGGAATTAGCGCATACACTACTCGATAAAATTACCACGGTTACCATTAATTACCTGCAAGCCCAGGTGGATGCCGGAGCCGCGATGTTACAAATTTTTGACTCTTGGGCAGGCATTTTGCCGCCGGCGCACTACCACGAATTTTCTACCCGGTATATTGCCCGCATCTGCGATGCCATTACAACGGTGCCCGTTACTGTTTTTGCCAAAGGCGCTTTTTTTGCCTTGTCTGAATTTGCCCAATTAGATTGTCAAACCATTGGTTTGGACTGGAACATGAATATAGCCGATTCCCGGGCCGCGATTGGCTTTAACAAAACTTTACAAGGTAATTTAGATCCCTGCGCTTTATACGGTTCTTTCGATAATATCCGGCAAGAAACCATCGCCATGCTGCAAGCTTTCGGGCCTACCCGGCACATCGCTAATTTAGGTCACGGCGTTTACCCCGATACCGACCCCGATAAGGTGAAATGTTTTGTAGATACTATAAAAGAATACAGCAGCAAAATAAACGAGCCACAATCTGTAACGTAG